TTGACCTGCAACACTTTCAGCCCCGCTTCGTGCTCGATCCGCATGGCGCGTTCGTAGCGTCCCTCGTCCGTCCACGCGCCTCGCGCGGGTTGCAGCTCAGGCCAGCTCAAGCGGTCGCGAACCCATTCGACGCCAGCGAGACGGCAGAGGGTGCACGCCTCGCGAATCTGCTGTGGCTCTGCGTAAAACCAAGCGATCGCAGTGTCGAGCGCGATCGGCGTGTCGGCGACCGGCGTCACGGGGGCCACCACCGCTGCGGTGACGATTCCAGGCCCTGATGATTCCAAGACTTCGAAGTAGCCAACGGGAAGCTTCCCGAGGTCGACCGACTCCTCCGACGTGCTTCCGTGGCCGACTTCCTTGCCGTCGACGTCGATGGCGCGCCAACCGGCCCAGGTCGCTGGAATGGGGACGCGCACCGTCTCGCCTGCAACATGCACATTCCCGGGATGGCTCGCGACAGCGGTGGAATGCTCTTCGGATTGCGCTCGGCGGAGCGACGTCAGCCAAGCTGCGGATAAGCAGAAGCAAAGCAGAGCTGTCGAAATTCTCATGGAAGATTCTCTCTGTGTTCCGTAGTGGCACAGCGCAGCCGCTTAGCATAGCGCGCAGTATCCTCCCCCACGCGCGGAAAACGTGTTCCGGCTATCGACCCTTAGCGGGCGCTAGGGAGAGGCGACCGCGCGACGGCGCGAGCCTCCATTGGCGAGCGATCCGTTTTTGGAGTGTTTCGCAGGGGCGTCAGTTCGCGAGAGCTTGCCTTTGACAAGCTTCTCGATTTCGCGACGGGTGGGAGCAGACGGCTGAGCGCCGACGCGAGTCACGGAAATCGCGCCGGCCGCATTGGCGAACCGAACAGCTTCGAGAATCGAAACCCGTTCCGCCAAAGCGACGGCGAGGGCGCCATTGAAGGTGTCGCCGGCGGCGGTCGTGTCGACGGGCTTTGCGGAGTAGCCGGGGACGCGTTCGCTTAGCGTAGGAGAGGCGACAAAGGCGCCTTGCGAGCCGAGCGTGATGATCACTGTTTCAACTCCGCGAGCGCGGAGGATGTCGGCGGCGCGAACGCACGAAGCATCGTCGCTGATTCGTACGCCCGTCAACAGTTCCGTTTCTGACTCGTTGGGAGTCAGGATGGTAATGTGTTTCAGCAGCTTGTCCGACAAAGGCTGAGCGGGAGCGGGATTAAGGATCACCGTGGCGCCGCCCGCAGCCGCGAGCCTGGCCGCCGTTTCGACGGTCTCTAAGGGAGATTCCAACTGCATCACGACGACGTCGGCGTCGGCAATGGCTGCTTTCGCCTTACGAACGTCGGCCGGCGACAGTTTCGCATTCGCGCCGCTGCCGACGGCGATGCTGTTCTCGCCGTCTTCGCCGACGAATATCAACGCCACGCCGGACGGGGCCTTATCGAACTGCACGAACTGCACGTCGACGCCGTTCTCAACGAGTCCAGCGACGGCTTGTTCGCCGAACATGTCCTGCCCAACTCGCGCGACGAAGGCCACGGAACCGCCGGCCCGCGCCGCGGCGACGGCTTGATTAGCGCCTTTGCCGCCGGCGGCAGTCAAGAACTCGCCGCCCAGCCGCGTCTCGCCCGGCTTCGGGATGCGATCGAGTTTGATGATCATGTCGGTATTGGAACTGCCGACCACGACAATATTGGCTTTCATCATTGAATCACCAGTAGGTGGACTAAATGTTCATATGTTGAAGCGATCCGTATGCTTCAGGCAGGCGCCTCACTCGTGACGTTATTTGATGTTCGCGTAGATGATGAACGCCAGTCCGATGACGAATAGCAAAAACATCAGCGCGAGCAGGCGGTCGGCGCGAGGTTGCGCGTCCTTGAATTCCTTCCAGATGAAGACGCCCCAGAATGCGGCGACCATCGTTGCCCCTTGCCCCAATCCATACGATATGGCGTACCCAGCTGCGTCGCCAGCAAGAATCGCAAACGACATGCCGACGCACCAAATCATGCCTCCGAGCACGCCGACGAGATGGAGTCGCAGATTCCCTTTCCGGAAGTAATCTCCGAAGGGAACGGGTTCGCCGACGAATGGTTTCATCATGACCGCCGTGTTGATGATGAAGCTCGACAGAAACAGGCCCAAGGCGAAGAAGAAGAGCGCCGTGTAAGGCGTGAGTTTCCCGGCGTTCTCCGGATCACTGATGTGGTCGAGAGGAGGCATCGCGGCCGCGACGAACTGGAAGAATTGACCCATCAAAATGCCGCACAGCACGGAGAGCACGATTCCTTTCACGGTCGTCTTTTGCCCGCTTGATGGGATACGCCGGTACGCCAAGGCATCAACGATGATAGCGACTGCGACGCAGGCGACGCCGGTAAACAGCAGGAATGGATCACCCGAAGGATCGACGCGGTAGGTGGTGATGACGCCGATCACCAGGGCAAGCCCAATGCCGACCGGGAAGGCGACAGCCATGCCAGCGATGTCGATCGCGGCTACCAGCAAGATGTTCGCCACGTTGAAAATCACGCCGCCGATCAAGGCGTAACCAATGTACTTGCCTTGGGCTTGGCGCAAGTCGTCGAGAAAGCCTCGACCATCGTCGCCCATACTGCCGAGCGTGAAGGCGAAGATCAACGTCAGCAGCAACGCTCCGAGACAGTAGTCCCAGTAGAACAGCTGGAATCGCCATTCTTTCGTCGCTAGCTTTTGCGTGTTCGCCCATGATCCCCAACAGATCATGGTGACGATGCACATCAGCACGGCGACTGGATAGGATTCAACGATAACCATGGATTGGATCCGCCTGAAAAAGCGATGGAAGAGACGCGACTATTTCGCGGAAGCTTCGTCCGCGTGAGTTGTTTGATAAGCAATCGCCGAAAGCAGCAGCATTCGCCGCCCTTTGCTGTTGGGATCGGCGTCCGATCGCACCACGAGCCGCACCGTGTGTTCGCCGGGCGCGAGCCCGTAGACTCGCCACAAGTCGTCGTCGATCGTGTTCGGCACAATGTAATTATCTGCGACCAGATCGCTCTTTACCCCGTCAATGTAGACGTCTGCACGGCCGCCCGCTTCGGAAAGATTTCCCATTAGCGCCAAGCCGGTTCCGTTGAATTTCAACGTCGCCTCGCTGCCGGGAACGTTCGTCACCTTGGCGGGAACATTCTGCCGATCTCTCACGTCGCGCCATTTGCCGGTCCAGTGCCAGGCGGGATCGTTTGCTTTCCAGACCTTCGTGGGGATACCGAAGTTCCAAAGTTCAAGCTCCGGCGGCTGCGGCGCCTGCGGCGGGATCGTCACTTCAGCGTCGGTGACCATGCCGCCGGCGTCGCGAATGACTTCCAAGGCGCGCGTCTCAGTCGACTTCACGATGTCGTTGAACGAGTAGTCGGTGTGGCTAAACTTCGTGTCCGCCAGCTTGGCGATTTCTTCCTTGTCGCTACTGGGCAGCTTGTCGAACCCAAGCATCGCCCCCAGAACGCCGAGCGCGCTTGCTGGATTACAGTCTGAATCTTGTCCGCAGCGGGTCGAAACCTCCATCGTTTGCTGCCAATCGCCGCGGCCGTAGAGCAGCCCCATCGCGACGTACGCTCCGTTAAGCTTGGCGTCGATGTTAAACGGCCGGTGAACCCCGTTAGGGCAAACGTCATGCTTGTCCCACTTGTCTTCGAGTTTCTGCCAAACCTTCCGCCAATCGTCAGGTTCCTCGGCCGACCACGCGAGCGTGTCAGCGATAATCTGCCCGTAGGGGCTGTCAGCGGGGATGCAAGCGAGGCCGGCCTCGACGACTTTACGCGGGTCGGTTTCGAAATAAGCGGCTGAGTACATCCCAGCGATAAACATCCCGCCGTAGAGGCCGTCGCCGTAGTTCATCACGCGCCCCACGCGGTCGCAGAAGGCGTTGGAGGCCTGAGGCAGACCGGGGCACATAATGCCGATGAAGTCTGCTTCGATTTGAAAATCGATGTCGTCGGCATGCAGGTTGTAAGTCGGGTGCCCCGACATCGGCGCCGCGATGCCCCGATTGAGATTGCGTCGCGCCGCGGCGTTGGCGTGCCACAGTTTGTACTTGGTGCTTTTGAACGCATCGCCGTAGTCGGCAGTGGTCGCGTCGAGCCCTTTGGAGTCCATCACCCGGGCGAACGTCATCTCGACGTACAAATCGTCTTGGTCGATGGCGTTCGAAAGTGGATCGCCTTTGATCTCACCCTCGATCGTCTTACCGACGGTTTTGAATTCCGTCGGCGCGCCGTACGACACGCCGATCATCTGGGCAGCCCAGGCGCCGCGGATCTTGTCGCGTAAGACGCTGCGCGAAAGCTGCCGGGCAGGTTCAGCGTGGGCTTGAGCTGCGGCCGTCAGCACGGCCAGAAACAGCGTAAAGAAGCGTAGGGTAGGCATGGCATGAGTACGATTCGCCTGCCGGTTTGGGCAGGCGAGTGTCGCTTGGGTTGATAAGTAAGGAGAAGTGAATAGCGAATGCAAACGAGTCGCTTGATCTGCGAATTACTGCAGAATCAAGCTCATCAAACGTATTTAGGTGCAGCCACGGAACTCCGCGACACGAACTCCACCGGCAGGCGGTGCAGCAAGTCTCGCGGTTTTTTCCCCGTGCGAATTTGGTCAATCAACAGTTCCGCCGCTCGGTGTCCGATCGCGTCGACGTCTTGTCGAACGACGCTCAGCGGGGAGGCGAGGAACTCAGCGAACGGCGCATCGTCGAACATTACCAGCGAAACGTCGCCGGGGATGCTCAGTTTCCGTTCGGCGAAAGCCCGCAGCGCTCCCAAAGCATTTTGGTTGCTGAACGCAAACATCGCTGACAGGTTAGGATGAGCGTCGAGCAGTTCGCAAGCCGAACGGTAGCCGGACTCTTCGCTGAAATCATCGCCGCGAACGAGCGTCGGATCGACTTCAATGTTGTTAGCTTGGAGCGAATTCTTGAACCCCAAGAGGCGTTCGTCATTGGATGACGTTCCCGGTCGGCCTTGTAGACAGCCAATGCGACGATGTCCTTTATCGATCATCGCGCTCGTTGCCATAAAGGCGCCGCGCTCGTTGTCCGAGGTGACCGTCGGGAGGTGGACCTCGGAAAACCAACGGTCGACGACTACGACGTTGGTCCCGGCTTGTTTTAACGACTGCAAATGCGAGCTTGAGCCGCCAATCGCACAAATGATGAGGCCTTCGACCTGTCGAGATTGGAGGTGAGTCAGAAGTTCTTTTTCATGGTCGATCGAGTCGTGGCTGTCTGCCAGCAACGTCGACAACCCGTGCTGCTCCGCGAACACCGTGGCCTTTCGCGCGATCGCCGCGAAGAACGGGTTGGAGGCGTCGGGCACTAACAAACCGATCAGGCCCGAGCGGCGATTGCGGAGCGATCGCGCGACGTGGCTAGGCTGAAATCCTAACCCTTTAGCCGCCAAGAGGATCGCTTCTTCCGTCTTTGCGCTGATGCGGCACTCGCGTGCCTTACCGGCCAATGCTCGAGAGGCCGTCGACGTCGAGACGCCCGCCGCGGCGGCGACGTGCTCCAGCGTTACGGGTTCTTGGGTCATTTCGCCTCCGGCGATCCGGTCGTGAAATAAATTTCAAAAAAACCTTGCACAATCGTTTGTGCAAGGTCATATTGCACACAGAGAAAGAAAAAGTCAATCGGTTTTGGCAAGTGGTACGCCAAACGGTTGACGCGAAACTCATCTGCTCCTGACCAATCCATCGGCGTCGTTCGCGCCAAACAATCAGTCGGCGACGGTTGCGTCGGATTAGCCGTTCGATTGGAAACTTTTCACTTTTGGAGACTGATCAACGTCGCTGGAAACGGCGCTCTGCATGCGCAAGCGTGAAGCAAGATCGGTAGGCGTCTCGCCGCCTCCGCGACGCGTTGATTGTTGCAACAGGCGGATTCAACCAAGAGGGCTCTAGGCATGGCTCGAAGAAACTGGCCGTCCATCCACATCGGGAGCGGTATGCTCGCTTTGATTTCAATCCCGTTTGCCGGCCTCGTCGCTTTCGGCCAGACGAGCACCTACGTAACCGATACCGACGCCTCGGGATCTTGGCATGCGGCCGGGAACTGGGACAACGGGATCCCTAACGCAACCGATGCTGTCGCAATTCTGAATCAGCCGATTTCCACCGGCGTTTCCGCCGGCTCGACGTACACCCTCTCGCTCGGCGGCAACGACACGGTCGTCGGCACGCTCACCTCCAATAATCATCCGACCGATCCGACGAAATACTTCCGCACTCAGATCACGCAAGGAACGCTTGTCTTCAGGACGAGTTCCGGCGCCGCGACGTTGAACGAGAATCTCGGCGCGGCCGATCAGCTGGAAAGCCGTTTGCGGATCAACGTCCCCGTCCGCGTCGAGTCCGATCTAGTCGTCAATGCGAACAACTCGCTCAGCAGGAACACGAATACTGAGTTTGCGCAGCGCATCGACGGCGCCGCCGCCCGCACGATCACGAAAGAGGGCCAGGGAAATTTGCAGTTGGGATTCGCCGGAACGCTGGGGGCGACGGAAGGCTTTCTGGGGAATTTGGTCATCAATGCCGGCGGCGTGCGGTTGATTATCCCCAACGGTTCTGCTGCAGGGATGCTGAATCCGACGCTCAGCAAGGCGGCGGGCGTCACTGTGAACAGCGGCGGCCAATTGCAAATCGGCAACGCCCTGTCGAGCGTCACGCTCGGACCAGGCGCCGAGTTGAAACTGAACGGTCCTGGCAAGCCGGCGTTTCCAGGATTGGTCACCCAGAACGGCGCCTTGCGGTTCGATGGCGCCGGTGAAGTTGTCGCTAGCTTCAACAGCCCCGTCAACTTGCAATCGGCGTCGCAAATCAACGTGGCGGCCGCCGATTCTACGGGCGTCCTGTCGGCTGAGGTGAGAGGCGTAGGCCTTCTCCAAAAGTCGGGTAACGGTTTGTTGAAACTCGCGGCGGCCAACGTCTACTCAGGCGGCACGACCATTTCCAACGGCGCCCTGGCGGTCAGCAACGCCTCCGGTTCGGGCGTGGGCACGGGCGACGTCGCCGTCAACGCCGCGATCCTTGGCGGCACGGGCACGTTGGGCTCGGTGGGCGATGCGTCGAACGTCACGCTTGTCGGCGGCACGCTCGCGCCCGGCGATCTTGCATCAACCCTCGGAGCCAATTTGCCGACTCCGCAACTGCCCAATCTCTACACGTCGGCCGGCAGGCTTACCATCTTGGGCGATCTTGCTTTCGATGCAGCCTCGACGATGCAAGTCGATTTGACTGGCGCCGTCGCGGCGACCGGTTACGACCAAGTCGTCTCCAGCGGCGCCATCTCGTTGAGCGGCGCCACGCTCAATCTGTCGCTCGGCGCCTACGTGCCCGCGGGCACCGAGACGTTCACGCTCATCAACAACACGGGGAACGGTGCGATTAGCGGCGCGTTTGGCAATTACGCACAAGGCGCCGCGGTCGATCTGGCCGGGAAGACTTTCTACATCAACTATATGGGCGGCACGGGCAACGACGTGGTGCTCAGCGCCACCCAGCCTGGCACGGAAGACGCCGATTTTGACAACGACGGCGACGTCGATGGCGCCGACTTCCTCACTTGGCAGCGCAACTTTGGTACGGCCGGCGACAACGCGCACGGCAACGCGAACGGCGACGGTACGGTCGATGGTTTGGACCTAGCCGTTTGGCGCAATCAATTCGGCGCCGGCAGCCCCGCCAACGTGGCCGCGTCCGCGATTCCTGAACCCGCATCGGCGGCGCTGTTGCTGCTCGCCGCGGGCGCGTTGGCCGGAGCCCGTCGATCAGCGACCGCATGCCGGAAGTAGGTAGGAAGGTCGGAAGCAGGAAAGTTTGTGGACCGCGGGGTGTTTCGGAGGAGAGGCCGAGCCCGGTTGGTTCATCTGGTTCGATGCCCCTAGTGAAGTGGTGTCCGCAATGAATGCTCATCGTTCGATAGAGTCCCGCAACTACTGCTTCTTGGCGTGCCTTCGCACGTCGCGTGTGAAGCGTCGCTCGGGGTTCACGCTCGTGGAATTGCTTGTGGTCATTGCGATCATCGGCGTGTTAGTCGCGCTCTTGCTGCCGGCCGTTCAGGCGGCTCGCGAAGCGGCTCGCCGGTCGCAATGCACGAACAACCTAAGGCAGTGCGCCTTGGCCGCGCTCAACTATGAGGGCGCGAAGAAGGAGTTTCCGATTGGACGGCGGAGCGGACAGAATGCAGATGCGTCTACGATCACTCAATGGGGGCATTTAGCGCATATCCTGCCTTACGTCGAAGCGAATACGACGCATCAAATGATTGATTTAACTGCGTCGCCGAAAGATAGCCCGATCAAATTTGTTTCGTTTCCGTTCCTGCTTTGTCCGTCGGACCCGGACGACCGCGTCAATAATGATACCTGTACCGCCGGCACCGATTGGCTCAATGTGGGACGAACCGGCATCCGCGGCAACGGCGGCAACGACACCGGGGTGACTCCAATCCCTGGAACGACGCCCGGACCGGGTCGCCCTCCCTTGGAACGTAACAACGGCATCTTCGTAACGAACGCGGCTATCCGGATTAAGGAGATAACGGACGGCACCTCGCATACCGCGATTTACAGCGAACGCGTACGAGGCGACGGTGATACTTCAGTCGTTGAGGAATCGAGCGACTGGTTAAGAATGGGCGGCGCCGCCGAAGATACGGCTGACCAGTCGTACACGTCATGCACGTCGATCGCCAATCCGGGCGTACTGACCGGTACGAGTCAGTTTTGCTGCGGCGGACGCAACTGGTTGCATGGCGACTATTCGACTTCCCGCTACAACCATTTGATGCCGCCCAACTCCCGCAGTTGCACGCACGGTAGCGGCGGCTTGACTGCCGTTCCGGTCAATGAGCAAGGCACGGCGACGACAGCCTCAAGTAATCACAAGGGGGGCGTGAACTTGGCAATGGCTGATGGCAGCACGCGCTTTGTCGCTGACGGCGTGGATCCCATCGTTTGGCGAGCAGCGGGCTCACGGGACGGCGAAGAGGCGGTAGGCGACTCCCTATGATGCTTTCCCACTTTCGATCGATCGTTCGCCAGCGATGCCTGGGTATGCCTGCGGCATGCCGTTTGGCGTTGCTGCTAACGTCGTGGTCGGCGGTTGTCGCGAGTTTTCCTGGGGCAGCACTCGCGGCAGCGCCGGCCAGCGGCGCGAAACCGAACATCGTCCTGATTTTGGTCGACGATCTCGGTTACGGCGCGTTGGGATGCTACGGCCAAAAGCTGGTCGCTACGCCGAATATCGATCGCATGGCGGCGGAAGGGCTACGGTTCACCGATGCCTATTCTGGCGGTCCTGTCTGCGCATCGTCGCGTTGCGTGCTGATGACCGGGGTGCACGGCGGCCACGCCCGCGTGCGCGGCAACGGCGATGCGTCAATGCCAGGGCTCTCATTGTTGGCGAGCGACGTGAGCCTGCCGCGCGTCATGAAGGATGCAGGGTACGCCACGGGCCTGATTGGCAAATGGGGATTAGGCGACGTCGGCAAAGCACAGGCCGGACTGCCGACTCGACAGGGGTTCGACTACTTTTTCGGCTATCTTCGCCACGGCCACGCGCACAACTACTATCCGGCGTTTTTATGGCGAAATGAGTCGAAGGTGAAGCTCCGCAACGGTCCGACAAAAGGATTGGCCGCTGATCGCGGAACGTCGGCAAAGAAGGTGGAGTACAGCCATGATCTGTTTGCGGAAGAGGCGCTCAAGTTCGTGCGCGAACATGCTGACGAACCATTTTTCTTGACGGTGGCATTCACGATTCCGCACTGCAATAACGAAGCAGGCGCGAACGGCATGGAGACGCCGAGCTACGGCAAGTACGCCGACCGCGATTGGCCCGAACCGCTAAAAGGTTACGCGGCGATGATGGAGCGCATGGACGGCGACGTCGGGCGACTGCTCGCGCTTATTAAGGAGTTGGGCATTGACGATAAAACCTTGGTGATCTTCGCTTCGGACAATGGGGCGCCCAGGGACGAAGGCGGGTTCGACGCCGAGTTCTTCGACGCCAACGGGCCTTTCCGCGGCTTCAAGGGCCATGTGACGGAAGCGGGCATCCGCATTCCGCTCATCGCTTGCTGGCCGGGGCATGTGCCCGCAGGCGAGACCACCGCAACGCCCGTGTACTTCGCCGACGTGATGCCGACCTTCGCGGCGCTAGCCGGCGGCGCCGCTCCGCAGCAGACCGACGGCAAGGACTTCTCGCCGTCGCTCGCCGGGAAAGATCAGCCGGAGTTGGCGGATCGATTCTTCTACTGGGAATTCGATAAGCTCGATCTCCAGCAGCAAGGATCGCGTTGGAACAATTGGAAGGCGATTCGCGATCCGAAGTCAGGCGCGATCGAACTCTATGATCTTGCTACCGACGTCGGCGAAACAACAAATCTCGCGGCGGAGCATCCAGATATCGTCGCTCGATTCGCTGAATTTTTCCGCACCGCTCGGACCGATTCGCCCTACTGGCCGGTGACGGCCGAGAGCAAAGCGCCGGTGAAACGGGAAAAGTCTGCAAGTCCCGCAAGCTAAGGCGCCGCGAATGCAAATGCTCGTTCACCTAGTCTGTTTGATGCTCCTCGCGCTGGGCGGGACTGCGTTTGCAAACGCCGACGATGCTACATCGTCGAAGCCCAACGTCATTTTAATCGTCTCGGACGATCTCGGCTGGACTGATCTCGGCTGTTACGGCAGCGATCTCTACCCGTCGCCTCGCATCGACGGTTTGGCACGCGACGGCATGCGATTCACGGCAAACTATTCGGCCTGCACTGTCTGCTCGCCGACGCGGGCCGCGATGCTCACCGGCAAATACCCGGCACGGCTGCATGTGACGGACTGGATTCCCGGCTTGCCGCCGGCGAACCCCAAACTCATCGTGCCCGATTTCGTCAAGCATTTGCCGCTCGAAGAAGAGACGATCGCCGAACGACTCCACGCAGCCGGTTACGCGACGGCTTCGATTGGAAAATGGCACCTCGGCGGACCGGAGTACTATCCGGAGAAGCACGGGTTCGACGTAAACATCGCCGGCAACGATCAGCCGCAACCGCGGCCTGGCTACTTCGCGCCGTACGCAATCGACACGATGAAGCAGGGACCGAAGGGCGAATACATCACGGATCGCATCGGCAAGGAAGCGGTTAGCTTCATTCGCGAGAACGCGAAGCGACCGTTCTTCCTTTACATGCCGCAGTTCGCGGTGCATACGCCGATTCAGGCGAAAAAAAAGCTGATCGCCCGTAACCAAGAGAGAGTGAAAGATGGGATGCGGCACACCAACGCTGCCTATGCGGCGATGGTCGAGAGCATGGACCACACGGTTGGCAGCATCCGCGCGACGCTAAAAGAACTCGGTATCGCTGACCACACGATCATCATCTTCACCTCCGACAACGGCGGTCGCATTCCGACGACTTCAAATGCACCGCTCCGCGCGGGGAAGGGCTCTTGCTACGAAGGGGGCGTCCGCGTGCCGCTCATCGTTTACTGGCCGGGCGTGACGCCGGCCGGCAGCGTTTGCGATGCACCGGTCATCACGATGGATCTTTACCCGACCATCTTGGCAATGACGGGCGTCGCCGATGCGTCGCCCAGCGACGGCGTCAGCTTGGTTCCGCTGCTGCATAAAACGGGCGGTCTCGCCGATCGCTCGCTGTATTGGCACTACCCCCACTACCAGCATTACCAACAAGAAGGCACGACCCCCTATGCCGCCGTTCGTCGCGGCGACTGGCGGCTAGTCGAGTTTTACGACGATCACCGCGTCGAGCTTTACAACTTGAAGGATGATCCCAGCGAGCGAACAAACGTCGCGGCCTCATCGCCGGAACTCGTGAAATCGCTGCAGGACGAACTGCACGCCTGGCTTGGAGCGGTGAACGCTCAAATGCCGACGCCAAACCCGAACTACGACCCAACTAAGCCCGAGCACACGCCGCCAGTTACCAAGAAGCAAGCGAGGCTTGCGAACGGGCAGAGCGGGGATGCCTAAGCGCCGCGTTGCGCGACGGCAGTCTACGATTAATTCGAACCGATGATTCGCCAGATTGATACGCACCTTGTCTAACCCCTTTTGTCGCGAGCCCGGCGGGCTCACTGGAGGTTGTCTCATGAAGATTCGCAACTTGGTTTTACCTACAGTAGCGGCGCTCCTTGCCGCGACGGCTCCGCTGGCTCAAAGCGCCACGATTAGCGGCTGGGCCATTCACAATGGAACGTCGACGGTTGGCGGTACGCCAAGCGCCCCGACCTTCACCGCCGCCGACAACATCGCGGCGATGGCCCCGTTCGATCAGCCCGTTTTGCTTGATAGCAACGGCGACTTCGTCGAAGTCTCGACGACCGTGACGATCACCGGCCGCACGGGCGGCGTTGGCGTCAACACGCTCAACACGCAGTTGCGAATCGGCTTGTTCAACGGCCCGGCGGGCGCCGTCGCGGCCAGCGATATCCCGAACCAGGGATTCATCATCGAATACAGCAACCTGGCGGCCGGCGGACTCATCCGCGAGCAACCAAGCGCCTCGCAAACCAACCCGTTCAACAGCCCGACGAACCTCGGCAACGGGACGCCCGACGCCGGCGGCGATTCCATCCAAGGCGCCAACCCCGGGCCAGTGACGCTGACGCTCAAGCTGACCCGCAACGCGGGGATGCTCGATCTTTTCGGAACCATCACCGGTACGGACAGCGTGAGCGGCAATCCCTACTTGTCGAACTTCACGCTCAATGGCATCAACACGGCGAATTTTCCCGCGAACGGCACGTTCAATTTCAATCGCATCGGTCTGTTTCTCGGCGATGGCGTGAACGGCGCGAGCGCGGCGCTCTCTAATTCCACTATTCAGACAAACGTCCCTGAACCTGCCGCCGGCCTACTCGCCGTAGCGGCAGCCGTGGGCGGAATCGCTACTGCCCGCGGTCGCCGGCAAGCGCCGCAGTTTCACTGCGTGCAGCGGTAAGCGGGGAGTGCCCATGAAACCCCGCTACTGGTTGATTGGCCTGACAGCGCCGGCCTGCACGGCGCTGTCAGGTCAGGCCGTGCGCGCCGACGCCCCGCGCCCCA
This sequence is a window from Lacipirellula parvula. Protein-coding genes within it:
- a CDS encoding arylsulfatase → MPAACRLALLLTSWSAVVASFPGAALAAAPASGAKPNIVLILVDDLGYGALGCYGQKLVATPNIDRMAAEGLRFTDAYSGGPVCASSRCVLMTGVHGGHARVRGNGDASMPGLSLLASDVSLPRVMKDAGYATGLIGKWGLGDVGKAQAGLPTRQGFDYFFGYLRHGHAHNYYPAFLWRNESKVKLRNGPTKGLAADRGTSAKKVEYSHDLFAEEALKFVREHADEPFFLTVAFTIPHCNNEAGANGMETPSYGKYADRDWPEPLKGYAAMMERMDGDVGRLLALIKELGIDDKTLVIFASDNGAPRDEGGFDAEFFDANGPFRGFKGHVTEAGIRIPLIACWPGHVPAGETTATPVYFADVMPTFAALAGGAAPQQTDGKDFSPSLAGKDQPELADRFFYWEFDKLDLQQQGSRWNNWKAIRDPKSGAIELYDLATDVGETTNLAAEHPDIVARFAEFFRTARTDSPYWPVTAESKAPVKREKSASPAS
- a CDS encoding sulfatase is translated as MQMLVHLVCLMLLALGGTAFANADDATSSKPNVILIVSDDLGWTDLGCYGSDLYPSPRIDGLARDGMRFTANYSACTVCSPTRAAMLTGKYPARLHVTDWIPGLPPANPKLIVPDFVKHLPLEEETIAERLHAAGYATASIGKWHLGGPEYYPEKHGFDVNIAGNDQPQPRPGYFAPYAIDTMKQGPKGEYITDRIGKEAVSFIRENAKRPFFLYMPQFAVHTPIQAKKKLIARNQERVKDGMRHTNAAYAAMVESMDHTVGSIRATLKELGIADHTIIIFTSDNGGRIPTTSNAPLRAGKGSCYEGGVRVPLIVYWPGVTPAGSVCDAPVITMDLYPTILAMTGVADASPSDGVSLVPLLHKTGGLADRSLYWHYPHYQHYQQEGTTPYAAVRRGDWRLVEFYDDHRVELYNLKDDPSERTNVAASSPELVKSLQDELHAWLGAVNAQMPTPNPNYDPTKPEHTPPVTKKQARLANGQSGDA